The following are encoded together in the Thalassolituus oleivorans MIL-1 genome:
- a CDS encoding enoyl-CoA hydratase/isomerase family protein, producing the protein MAKAPAILTEVLSTQCGRGIGVLTLNVPKAMNAVDLDMVNAIDEHMKAWQDDANIVAVIMRGAGEKAFCAGGDIRKLYRSMTLKGRTQYRYADDFFRAEYRKNYVLHQFTKPLIAWGQGFVMGGGLGLFVCASHRIGTESLRLAWPEVRIGLFPDVTATWYLSHMPAPWGLWMGLTGSLMNASECKQLGLTHYAMGSEQWQGILELVTNLPWQDNIARNHQELRKGLQQLEQTTTSELPAARLEANEEQVNKWLEGDDLVAIAKRMSAYKGGDEWLQQGIKNLQQGCPATAHIAMEQIRRGGFMSLKEVVAWELDIAWQSVRHPDFAEGVRAMVIDKDFKPQWQHKDIQSVPRSWVEELLRSPWKVNEHPYVDI; encoded by the coding sequence ATGGCGAAAGCTCCAGCCATTTTAACGGAAGTACTATCGACGCAATGTGGTCGAGGTATCGGTGTACTAACACTGAATGTGCCTAAAGCCATGAATGCGGTGGATTTGGATATGGTCAATGCCATTGATGAGCATATGAAAGCTTGGCAAGACGACGCCAATATCGTTGCTGTCATTATGCGCGGTGCCGGTGAAAAGGCGTTTTGTGCCGGTGGTGATATTCGTAAACTGTATCGCAGTATGACGTTAAAAGGGCGTACTCAGTATCGCTATGCCGATGATTTTTTTCGCGCAGAATATCGAAAAAACTATGTTCTTCACCAGTTTACTAAACCCTTGATTGCTTGGGGACAGGGCTTTGTTATGGGGGGAGGGTTAGGTCTATTTGTTTGTGCTAGCCATCGTATCGGTACGGAATCACTGCGCTTAGCTTGGCCTGAAGTTAGGATTGGTTTATTTCCTGATGTGACCGCTACTTGGTATTTATCCCATATGCCTGCGCCATGGGGATTGTGGATGGGGTTGACCGGTAGCCTGATGAATGCAAGTGAATGCAAACAGCTCGGCTTAACGCATTATGCAATGGGCAGTGAGCAATGGCAGGGCATACTGGAACTAGTGACCAATTTGCCTTGGCAAGACAACATAGCGCGTAATCATCAAGAGTTACGTAAGGGCTTGCAGCAATTAGAGCAAACGACGACCAGTGAACTGCCTGCTGCGCGATTAGAAGCCAATGAAGAGCAAGTTAATAAGTGGTTAGAGGGGGATGACCTTGTTGCAATAGCAAAGCGCATGAGTGCTTATAAGGGCGGCGATGAATGGCTGCAGCAAGGGATAAAAAATTTACAGCAAGGTTGCCCAGCCACTGCTCATATTGCCATGGAGCAGATACGTCGCGGTGGGTTTATGAGCTTGAAAGAAGTGGTCGCATGGGAGTTGGATATTGCCTGGCAGTCGGTTCGTCATCCTGATTTTGCTGAAGGGGTTCGCGCTATGGTGATTGATAAAGACTTTAAGCCCCAGTGGCAGCACAAAGACATTCAGTCTGTGCCACGGAGCTGGGTGGAAGAATTGCTCCGTTCACCGTGGAAGGTAAACGAACATCCTTATGTCGATATCTAA
- a CDS encoding HDOD domain-containing protein: MSQSLVQQVKDDIVQQIREDRLVLPTLPEIALKIREVAEDEDATINDISSIIGQDPALTARLLRIANSPMLRSSIAINDLTTAVSRLGIDYTSNLVIGLAMAQMFQATNDAIDVRMRACWSRAIEIASSAQVLARHFTKLPSDQALLAGLVHQIGVLPILAYAENNEGLMSDSMSLDHVIERLHPHIGAYILKSWDFSDELVRVPKQYQDLTRKSEQVDFTDIVQVAVIQHFAGTDHPLGQVDRDNLHSFQQLGLDADNVEPQWQAINEEIDATQAAFGNA; encoded by the coding sequence ATGTCTCAGTCGCTAGTGCAGCAAGTAAAGGACGATATTGTTCAGCAGATTCGTGAAGACCGCTTGGTCCTTCCAACCTTACCTGAAATTGCCTTGAAAATTCGCGAAGTCGCAGAGGATGAAGATGCCACCATCAATGATATCTCATCCATCATCGGCCAAGACCCTGCACTCACGGCGCGATTACTGCGTATTGCCAATAGCCCCATGTTACGCAGTAGCATCGCAATTAACGATCTCACTACTGCCGTGTCACGTTTAGGCATTGATTACACCAGCAATCTAGTAATTGGCTTAGCCATGGCGCAAATGTTTCAGGCCACTAACGATGCGATTGATGTTCGCATGCGTGCATGTTGGTCACGAGCGATTGAAATAGCCTCATCCGCCCAAGTACTGGCTCGGCATTTTACCAAATTACCGTCAGATCAAGCATTGCTCGCCGGTTTGGTGCATCAAATCGGTGTGCTACCGATTCTCGCGTATGCCGAAAATAACGAAGGCTTAATGAGCGATAGTATGTCGCTCGATCATGTTATCGAGCGGCTGCATCCGCATATCGGTGCATATATTCTCAAAAGCTGGGATTTTTCTGACGAACTAGTGCGCGTTCCAAAGCAATACCAAGACTTAACCAGAAAATCCGAACAGGTAGACTTTACCGACATAGTGCAAGTTGCCGTCATTCAGCACTTTGCCGGTACCGACCATCCTCTAGGGCAAGTTGACCGCGATAATTTGCACTCGTTCCAGCAACTAGGATTAGATGCTGACAATGTCGAACCGCAATGGCAGGCAATTAATGAAGAAATCGACGCTACACAAGCCGCTTTTGGTAATGCTTAA
- a CDS encoding YgfZ/GcvT domain-containing protein, whose protein sequence is MNQLTSSLGSTDGEYFTPNSTSLGRPARTYLIDMALIQIQGPDSERFLQGQLTCDVSALKNGMWQLGACCTAKGRMVANFVIARQNDDFWLRLPSTQANALQTHLSKYAVFFKTKLIERQDWVVLAELGQESTRQAAHTVIADADGLCLQWPDNRTEFWCNIDQADAWLNGHPLCSSKDWHLADIDAGLVWVNDYSREEWVPQHIDWQQHQGVSFSKGCYTGQEIVARLQYLGKSKRALYRFSLPTNIEIKAMTPISNSDGKAIGELASLCHNIANSEGLAVINSLEQQLDAVIGENPVTLHRVFYTESSDS, encoded by the coding sequence ATGAACCAGCTTACATCCTCGCTTGGCAGCACCGACGGCGAATATTTTACCCCGAATTCGACTAGTCTAGGCCGACCGGCTCGTACCTACTTGATTGATATGGCCCTTATCCAGATTCAGGGACCTGATAGCGAGCGTTTTTTACAAGGTCAGTTAACGTGCGATGTTAGCGCTTTGAAAAATGGCATGTGGCAACTCGGTGCTTGCTGCACAGCGAAGGGGCGCATGGTGGCTAACTTTGTTATCGCCCGCCAAAATGATGATTTTTGGTTACGCTTACCCAGTACGCAAGCAAACGCCCTCCAGACTCATCTAAGTAAATATGCTGTATTTTTTAAAACAAAATTAATTGAGCGCCAAGATTGGGTAGTACTGGCAGAGCTAGGGCAAGAATCCACGCGACAAGCCGCGCATACTGTTATTGCAGACGCCGACGGCCTTTGCCTCCAATGGCCGGATAACCGCACCGAATTCTGGTGCAATATCGACCAAGCAGATGCTTGGCTTAATGGTCACCCCTTATGTTCATCGAAAGACTGGCACTTAGCCGATATCGACGCCGGGCTCGTTTGGGTTAACGATTACAGTCGCGAAGAATGGGTGCCACAACATATCGACTGGCAACAGCATCAAGGAGTGAGCTTCTCTAAGGGCTGCTACACCGGCCAAGAAATTGTTGCGCGCTTACAGTATCTAGGTAAAAGCAAGCGCGCTCTTTACCGCTTCAGCTTGCCGACAAATATCGAGATAAAAGCCATGACCCCCATCAGTAACAGCGATGGCAAGGCCATTGGCGAGCTGGCAAGTCTTTGTCACAACATAGCGAATAGCGAGGGTTTAGCCGTAATCAATAGCTTAGAACAACAGCTAGATGCCGTGATAGGTGAAAACCCCGTCACTTTGCACAGGGTTTTCTATACTGAGAGTTCAGACAGCTAA
- a CDS encoding succinate dehydrogenase assembly factor 2: MSEELNDIDARRVCWHSRRGMLELDVILVPFAENKYLGLAEDDKRRYRDLLECEDPDLFAWFMEHQNPDDADFQRIVAVVLEYARSPK, encoded by the coding sequence GTGTCAGAAGAACTCAACGATATTGATGCACGACGTGTCTGTTGGCATAGCCGTCGCGGCATGCTGGAACTGGACGTGATCTTAGTGCCGTTTGCTGAAAATAAATATTTGGGCTTAGCGGAAGACGATAAGCGTCGTTATCGCGATTTATTAGAGTGCGAAGATCCGGATTTATTTGCTTGGTTTATGGAACATCAAAATCCAGACGATGCTGATTTTCAGCGTATCGTGGCCGTGGTGTTAGAGTATGCCCGCAGCCCTAAATAA
- the nadB gene encoding L-aspartate oxidase, which yields MSQSFTYDVLIIGSGAAGLTLGLSLPEHIKAAIISKDSLDAGSTRWAQGGVAAVLDDEDSIDAHVEDTLIAGAGLCHEPAVRYTVEESTAAIEWLIDIGVPFTQDSPNHFHLTREGGHSARRIIHAADATGHAISDTLLERARNCQNLTLLQDHIAIDLVTRSKLGLPGQACVGGYFLNNETGDVDVITARAVVLATGGASKVYLYTSNPDGASGDGIAMAWRAGCRVANMEFNQFHPTCLYHPQAKSFLITEAVRGEGGKLLLPNGKRFMQHFDERAELAPRDIVARAIDHEMKRLGADCLFLDISHKPADFIKEHFPTIYERCLQLNIDITKDPIPVVPAAHYTCGGVVTDIHGRTDIERLYAVGETASTGLHGANRLASNSLLECLVFARSAAKHIAENLDLAASVEKVPAWDSSQVTDSDEDVVIAHNWDELRRFMWDYVGIVRTTKRLLRAKHRVKLLRQEIQEFYSNHKVTNDLLELRNLVDVADVIIRSALLRKESRGLHFSRDYPEPLPRAFDTVLTPKYIKELGEL from the coding sequence ATGAGTCAGAGTTTTACCTACGATGTGCTGATTATCGGTAGCGGAGCTGCGGGTCTGACTTTGGGGCTATCCCTGCCCGAGCATATCAAGGCAGCGATCATTAGCAAGGACTCCTTAGATGCAGGCTCGACGCGCTGGGCACAAGGTGGTGTTGCTGCAGTATTAGATGATGAAGACAGTATCGATGCCCATGTAGAAGACACACTTATCGCCGGTGCCGGCCTCTGTCATGAGCCAGCGGTGCGCTACACCGTAGAAGAATCAACAGCGGCAATTGAATGGCTTATCGATATTGGCGTGCCATTTACCCAAGACAGCCCTAATCACTTTCATCTGACCCGTGAGGGCGGTCATAGCGCACGTCGCATTATTCATGCAGCCGATGCCACTGGCCATGCAATTTCCGATACCTTGCTTGAGCGCGCTCGCAACTGTCAAAACTTGACCTTACTTCAAGATCATATTGCCATCGACCTCGTCACTCGCAGCAAGCTCGGTCTCCCCGGACAAGCCTGTGTTGGCGGATATTTCCTAAATAACGAAACCGGCGACGTCGATGTTATTACTGCCCGTGCTGTGGTTTTGGCCACTGGCGGAGCCAGCAAAGTGTATTTGTACACAAGCAACCCTGATGGCGCGTCCGGCGACGGCATTGCCATGGCTTGGCGTGCGGGTTGTCGGGTGGCCAATATGGAGTTCAATCAATTCCATCCCACCTGCTTGTATCACCCACAAGCAAAATCGTTTTTGATTACTGAAGCGGTTCGAGGTGAAGGTGGTAAGTTACTGCTGCCAAACGGTAAACGCTTTATGCAGCATTTCGACGAGCGTGCAGAACTCGCGCCGCGAGATATCGTCGCCCGCGCGATTGACCATGAGATGAAACGTCTGGGGGCCGATTGCTTGTTCTTAGACATTAGCCATAAACCGGCCGACTTTATTAAAGAACATTTCCCAACCATCTATGAACGCTGCTTACAACTGAACATCGACATCACTAAAGATCCCATTCCAGTCGTACCCGCAGCGCATTACACCTGTGGTGGTGTGGTAACGGATATTCATGGGCGTACCGATATTGAGCGCTTATACGCTGTCGGCGAAACTGCTAGCACAGGGCTCCATGGTGCGAATCGCTTAGCCAGCAACTCGTTATTAGAATGCTTAGTGTTTGCTCGCTCTGCGGCTAAGCATATTGCCGAGAACTTAGATTTAGCCGCCTCGGTTGAGAAAGTCCCCGCTTGGGATTCCAGTCAAGTAACGGATTCAGACGAAGATGTCGTCATTGCCCATAACTGGGATGAGCTTCGTCGCTTTATGTGGGACTACGTCGGCATTGTACGCACAACTAAACGCTTACTACGGGCAAAACACCGCGTAAAACTGCTACGCCAAGAGATACAAGAGTTTTACAGTAACCATAAAGTAACCAACGATTTACTCGAGCTACGTAATCTAGTCGATGTCGCGGATGTGATTATTCGCTCAGCCTTATTACGCAAAGAAAGCCGAGGGCTGCATTTTAGCCGCGACTACCCTGAGCCTTTACCGCGCGCGTTCGACACTGTTCTAACACCAAAATACATTAAAGAATTGGGCGAGCTCTAG
- the rpoE gene encoding RNA polymerase sigma factor RpoE: MTDQQISDRQLVARVQKGDRRAFDLLVVKYQHRILALVGRFVSDFAEAQDVTQEAFIKAYRALPSFRGDSAFYTWMYRIAVNTAKNHLISRGRKTPTNDIDLDDAAYFADESHMRDMDTPDGLLQRDQLRDVVFAAIDALPEELRIAVTLREIDGLTYEEIADVMECPIGTVRSRIFRAREAIEKKMQPLLSATA; encoded by the coding sequence ATGACAGATCAACAAATTTCAGACCGGCAATTGGTTGCTCGGGTGCAGAAAGGTGATCGCCGCGCATTTGATCTGCTGGTGGTTAAGTATCAGCATAGAATTTTAGCCTTGGTTGGCCGTTTTGTTTCTGACTTCGCGGAAGCTCAGGACGTGACTCAAGAAGCATTTATAAAAGCGTATCGCGCCTTACCATCGTTTCGCGGTGACAGTGCTTTCTATACCTGGATGTACCGTATTGCGGTGAATACCGCTAAAAACCATTTGATTAGTCGCGGTCGTAAAACACCGACGAACGATATTGATTTAGATGATGCAGCCTACTTTGCCGATGAGAGCCATATGCGTGATATGGATACTCCGGATGGTTTGCTGCAAAGAGACCAGTTACGTGATGTGGTATTTGCTGCCATTGATGCCTTACCCGAAGAATTGCGTATTGCAGTCACGCTGCGCGAGATTGATGGTCTAACCTATGAAGAGATTGCCGATGTTATGGAATGCCCTATAGGTACCGTACGTTCGCGCATATTCCGAGCTCGTGAAGCCATTGAGAAAAAAATGCAGCCCCTGCTGAGTGCGACTGCCTGA
- a CDS encoding sigma-E factor negative regulatory protein, protein MNDKMNESLSALVDGETDELEVRRVMNQIDQNPEMLQTWRRYQLIGSVLRDEPASTIDLSRGIMQALDGEPMDDVVIPVTTASNLAVAAPASQITSSRWHWLASGAVAASVTLAVLVGVRVTSELQNPALSGQALSAVTPKTLSLDSVEPSDAIAEALVSAEPMPNSVIAVAETQPQADSETLREAQNVLKEYVLQHTEHASLNTASGMMPYARVANFEQDAVKAKGK, encoded by the coding sequence ATGAACGATAAAATGAATGAATCCTTATCCGCATTAGTGGATGGCGAGACCGATGAGCTAGAAGTGCGGCGGGTGATGAATCAAATTGATCAAAACCCAGAAATGCTGCAAACCTGGCGCCGCTATCAGCTGATTGGTTCGGTATTACGCGACGAACCGGCAAGTACAATTGATCTTTCTCGCGGCATTATGCAAGCCCTTGACGGGGAGCCGATGGATGATGTGGTGATACCGGTAACGACTGCGAGTAACCTTGCCGTCGCTGCGCCAGCATCTCAAATAACATCCTCTCGCTGGCATTGGTTAGCATCTGGGGCCGTTGCGGCATCGGTTACATTGGCCGTGCTGGTGGGTGTGCGTGTGACTTCAGAGTTACAAAATCCTGCTCTTAGTGGACAAGCATTGAGTGCTGTGACACCTAAAACACTAAGTCTTGATAGCGTAGAGCCATCGGATGCGATTGCTGAAGCGTTGGTGTCTGCTGAGCCCATGCCGAACAGCGTGATCGCTGTGGCTGAAACTCAGCCTCAAGCCGATAGTGAGACTTTGCGAGAAGCACAAAATGTGCTGAAGGAGTATGTCTTGCAGCATACTGAGCATGCTTCGCTTAATACCGCTAGTGGCATGATGCCTTATGCACGAGTGGCTAACTTCGAACAGGACGCCGTTAAGGCGAAGGGCAAGTGA
- a CDS encoding MucB/RseB C-terminal domain-containing protein encodes MIARLLLVICCLSGAAHAESDPQQEQNARVWLDKMSRALNERNYQGVLIYGDPSAWDTLSIKHSVIDGTEYEKLEHLTGLPRKIIRRGHDITCIHPGDHVVRTDPNITNPLTQSLVLSSSELTNLYDLQVGGHERIADRIAQRINVLPKDKYRYGYSLWVDMQSGLLLRSDLLSERGEVLERFQFAQVEIDGDIPISEFDDTDAGHRIEGHGLASGTGMIQPALWEPGWIPRGFMMTTRHEQEQAAQHHQTMVMYTDGLAAFTLFVDNIADSRMPDMNKRWGATAAVVRHMKFNDNGYRITVVGEVPMATVQKIALSVRPMLAAVPSGLINELE; translated from the coding sequence GTGATTGCCAGACTGCTGCTAGTAATCTGCTGTTTGTCGGGGGCTGCGCATGCAGAGTCCGACCCTCAGCAGGAACAAAATGCTCGAGTTTGGCTAGATAAAATGTCTCGGGCGTTGAACGAACGTAATTACCAAGGGGTGCTGATCTATGGCGACCCGTCTGCTTGGGATACCCTGTCAATTAAGCACAGTGTCATCGACGGCACTGAATATGAAAAGCTAGAACATCTCACCGGTTTACCGCGCAAAATTATTCGGCGTGGACATGACATTACCTGCATTCATCCGGGTGATCATGTCGTTCGTACTGATCCAAATATCACCAATCCGTTAACACAATCCCTAGTGCTTAGCAGTTCTGAGCTTACCAATCTATACGATTTGCAGGTAGGCGGACACGAACGAATAGCGGATCGTATAGCCCAACGAATTAACGTTTTACCCAAAGATAAATATCGTTACGGCTATAGCCTTTGGGTGGATATGCAAAGCGGTTTATTGTTACGCAGCGACTTATTGTCCGAACGGGGAGAAGTGCTGGAGCGTTTTCAGTTTGCTCAAGTTGAAATAGACGGCGACATCCCGATATCTGAGTTTGATGACACGGATGCAGGGCATCGCATTGAAGGGCACGGATTAGCGAGTGGGACAGGAATGATACAACCGGCCCTATGGGAGCCGGGATGGATTCCGAGAGGCTTTATGATGACGACGCGCCACGAGCAAGAACAAGCGGCACAGCATCATCAAACTATGGTGATGTACACCGATGGCTTGGCAGCCTTTACCTTGTTTGTGGATAATATTGCCGATAGTCGAATGCCCGATATGAATAAACGTTGGGGAGCGACCGCCGCTGTCGTGCGACATATGAAGTTTAACGACAACGGTTATCGCATCACGGTTGTTGGTGAAGTTCCCATGGCGACAGTGCAAAAAATCGCGTTATCGGTGCGGCCTATGTTAGCGGCTGTGCCGAGTGGCCTAATTAATGAGTTGGAATAA
- a CDS encoding SoxR reducing system RseC family protein yields the protein MSQEVVAVVEQGEGGIWVEATQRSACGSCNARSGCGQHSLSKLGRPMRLWIPTDRNYQVGDQVILSLPQGGLALSALVLYGLPLVGLIAGAILGQRLGTDLLSALVGIAGLGIGFVVAKKLSEQFTKQWHPQIVDGCAGVISTKLVE from the coding sequence ATGAGCCAAGAAGTAGTTGCAGTGGTTGAGCAAGGCGAAGGCGGTATCTGGGTTGAAGCAACTCAGCGCAGCGCTTGCGGAAGTTGCAATGCGCGCTCCGGATGCGGTCAACATAGTTTAAGCAAGCTTGGTCGCCCCATGCGTTTGTGGATACCCACAGACCGAAATTATCAGGTCGGTGATCAGGTGATTTTATCGCTACCTCAAGGTGGACTGGCGCTTAGTGCTTTGGTGCTTTATGGCTTACCGCTGGTGGGCTTAATTGCGGGTGCTATCCTTGGGCAACGCCTTGGTACAGATCTCTTGTCAGCCCTTGTTGGCATTGCTGGCTTAGGGATTGGATTTGTTGTCGCTAAAAAACTATCAGAACAGTTCACAAAACAATGGCATCCTCAAATTGTTGATGGCTGTGCCGGCGTTATCTCCACAAAACTCGTTGAATGA
- a CDS encoding DegQ family serine endoprotease, whose protein sequence is MAVILRLFVVCLVVLTAGRAWAELPDFRELVKETSPAVVNISTVQHARSTAFQQRYGLPDDVPEIFRHFFGQQIPLPGGKQESASLGSGFIVSRDGYILTNNHVVKDADEIVVRLSDRRELDAVLIGADESSDLAVLKVEAKNLPTVELGNSDKLEVGEWVVAIGSPFGFDYSVTAGIVSAKGRSLPNENYVPFIQTDVAINPGNSGGPLFNLDGKVVGINSQIYTRSGGFMGVSFAIPINVAMDVVEQLKANGKVSRGWLGVVIQEVSKDLAESFGLDKAAGALVAQVVPNSPAASAGIENGDIITRINGRDIYLSSDLPHQVGRLAAGEDATLDVVRNGKRKKVTVTIGVLPDSGAMELAQNPATAERLSNSLGVLVTDLSDRQRKDVGDGVMVKEVRRGPASMAGLINGDIITMIYGEQIHSVAEFDKVVNNLPKNRSVPMRIVRRGTAMFIPLRITD, encoded by the coding sequence ATGGCAGTAATACTCCGTTTATTCGTAGTTTGCTTGGTAGTGCTGACGGCTGGTCGTGCTTGGGCAGAACTTCCTGATTTTCGCGAACTGGTCAAAGAGACGTCTCCTGCGGTGGTGAACATTAGCACCGTACAACACGCGCGCTCTACTGCATTTCAACAGCGTTATGGCTTACCTGATGATGTACCAGAAATCTTTCGTCACTTCTTTGGCCAGCAAATTCCATTACCCGGTGGCAAGCAAGAAAGTGCTTCTTTAGGCTCGGGTTTTATCGTTTCCCGAGATGGTTATATCTTAACTAACAACCACGTTGTGAAAGATGCGGATGAAATTGTCGTGCGTCTCAGTGATCGTCGTGAACTCGACGCGGTATTAATTGGTGCCGATGAAAGTTCAGATTTGGCAGTGTTGAAAGTGGAAGCCAAAAACCTACCGACTGTCGAACTTGGTAATTCCGACAAGTTAGAAGTGGGTGAATGGGTGGTCGCCATTGGTTCACCATTCGGGTTTGATTATTCAGTGACTGCAGGGATTGTCAGTGCCAAAGGGCGCAGCTTACCCAATGAGAATTATGTTCCGTTCATTCAAACGGACGTTGCGATCAATCCTGGAAACTCAGGCGGCCCTTTATTCAACCTTGACGGCAAGGTGGTAGGTATTAATTCGCAAATCTACACCCGTTCTGGTGGCTTTATGGGCGTCTCGTTCGCTATTCCAATCAATGTTGCTATGGATGTGGTTGAACAGCTCAAAGCCAACGGCAAAGTCAGCCGCGGTTGGTTAGGGGTAGTGATCCAAGAGGTGAGTAAAGATCTTGCCGAGTCGTTTGGGTTAGATAAAGCTGCCGGAGCCTTAGTTGCTCAGGTTGTTCCAAACAGTCCAGCGGCCAGTGCCGGAATTGAAAACGGCGATATCATTACTCGAATCAACGGACGAGATATTTATTTATCGTCAGACTTACCACATCAAGTTGGTCGTTTAGCGGCCGGTGAAGACGCCACACTTGATGTCGTGCGTAATGGCAAGCGCAAGAAAGTCACGGTTACTATCGGTGTATTGCCAGATAGCGGCGCAATGGAATTGGCGCAGAATCCTGCAACCGCGGAACGTTTAAGTAATAGCTTGGGCGTGTTGGTCACTGATCTTAGCGATCGTCAGCGTAAAGATGTTGGCGATGGTGTGATGGTCAAAGAAGTGCGTCGTGGCCCTGCCTCAATGGCCGGTTTGATCAACGGCGATATTATCACCATGATCTATGGCGAGCAGATTCATTCTGTGGCTGAGTTCGACAAGGTTGTGAACAACCTACCGAAAAACCGCAGTGTTCCTATGCGTATCGTGCGTCGTGGCACTGCCATGTTCATCCCTTTGCGCATTACCGACTAA